In one window of Candidatus Scalindua sp. DNA:
- the argS gene encoding arginine--tRNA ligase, whose translation MDLFINTIIGLLGDEISLPPDKIKELLEQPPDNKMGDYALPCFSLAQQLRKDPKKIAAELSQKLVPDDIIVEITANGPYLNFHVSKPLLFKTVLEEISDKGASYGNHAVGKGKTIIIDYSSPNIAKHLAVHHLRSAVIGNAIYNLYNVLGYKCIGINHLGDWGTQFGQLIVALKKWGLDFAVSSAGNSHEQNSATKKKLTVSKLNELYVKFHKEAKINKNLEEEARDWFKKLEDGDKEAKEAWHHFKEISLMEFERVYKRLGISFDSYAGESFYNEMLDDTVQRIKDSGLTEISEDALIVNLEKYNMPPCILRKKDEASLYATRDICAAEYRKRKYNFDKMAYVVGSEQRLHFKQFFKVLEDMGYEWVHNCAHVDFGLIKFKQGKMSTREGKVILLEDLLEESCKIADEIIEEKNPGLENREEVAESVGIGAILFSELCTKRVKDVLFDWDVILNFDGETGPYVQYTHARMCSILRKYGENITTSVHYDLLKEDDELVLIKLLADFPLVLLRAAENYEPSLLSNHLLDLCSTFNRYYQHHRILTDDNELRKARILLLEAARVVIKNGLSILGLKAAEKM comes from the coding sequence ATGGATCTTTTCATCAATACTATCATCGGCTTACTGGGGGATGAGATATCTCTCCCCCCGGATAAAATAAAAGAGCTGCTGGAACAGCCGCCAGACAATAAGATGGGTGATTATGCGCTCCCATGTTTCTCCCTAGCACAACAATTAAGAAAAGATCCTAAAAAGATTGCGGCAGAATTATCACAAAAACTTGTTCCCGATGATATCATAGTCGAGATAACGGCCAACGGCCCGTATCTCAATTTCCATGTATCGAAACCATTACTGTTCAAGACTGTTTTAGAGGAAATTTCTGACAAAGGAGCATCTTACGGAAACCATGCCGTTGGCAAGGGTAAGACCATTATAATTGATTATTCTTCCCCAAACATTGCAAAACACCTGGCAGTTCATCATCTACGATCAGCTGTCATTGGAAACGCAATCTACAACCTTTACAACGTACTGGGATACAAATGCATCGGTATCAATCACCTGGGAGATTGGGGAACACAATTTGGACAGCTTATTGTTGCCTTGAAAAAATGGGGTTTAGACTTCGCAGTTTCATCAGCTGGGAATTCTCATGAACAGAATTCGGCAACAAAAAAGAAACTTACCGTAAGCAAACTTAATGAGTTGTATGTTAAGTTTCATAAAGAGGCAAAAATTAACAAAAATCTGGAGGAAGAAGCCAGGGATTGGTTCAAAAAACTGGAGGATGGGGATAAAGAGGCAAAAGAGGCCTGGCATCATTTTAAAGAGATAAGCTTGATGGAATTTGAGCGTGTATACAAAAGGCTGGGTATCAGCTTCGATTCCTACGCGGGAGAAAGTTTTTATAATGAAATGCTTGATGATACCGTTCAGAGAATCAAGGATTCAGGATTAACGGAAATCAGTGAGGATGCCTTGATCGTAAATCTTGAAAAATATAATATGCCCCCCTGTATCTTGAGAAAGAAGGATGAAGCAAGCCTGTATGCCACCAGGGATATCTGTGCCGCCGAATATAGAAAACGGAAGTATAATTTTGATAAAATGGCCTACGTTGTCGGTTCGGAACAGAGGTTACATTTCAAACAGTTTTTCAAGGTCTTAGAAGATATGGGATACGAGTGGGTTCATAACTGTGCACACGTCGATTTCGGACTGATTAAGTTCAAACAAGGCAAAATGTCTACGAGAGAAGGCAAGGTCATTCTCCTGGAAGATTTACTCGAAGAATCCTGTAAAATTGCAGACGAGATAATAGAAGAAAAAAATCCTGGCCTGGAAAATAGAGAGGAAGTAGCGGAAAGCGTTGGTATTGGGGCCATACTATTTTCTGAACTATGTACAAAAAGGGTTAAAGACGTTTTATTTGACTGGGACGTAATTCTTAATTTTGATGGAGAAACAGGTCCGTATGTTCAATACACCCATGCACGCATGTGCAGTATATTAAGGAAGTACGGGGAAAACATCACTACCAGCGTGCACTACGATCTGCTCAAAGAAGACGATGAGCTCGTATTAATCAAACTACTTGCAGACTTCCCTCTTGTACTTTTACGGGCAGCAGAAAATTATGAACCTTCCCTCCTCAGTAACCATCTCCTCGATCTTTGCAGCACATTTAACCGATATTATCAACATCACAGGATTCTCACAGACGACAACGAATTAAGAAAGGCCAGGATACTTTTACTGGAAGCAGCAAGAGTAGTCATAAAAAATGGACTCTCTATACTTGGCCTCAAAGCAGCTGAGAAGATGTAA
- a CDS encoding rhomboid family intramembrane serine protease, with amino-acid sequence MKQETKKSIYWIFGFVAALWIIEFINLSTGHILSSWGIVPRTVKGLIGIPLSPFLHSSLNHTMVNTIPLAVLGGFVMLHGKRLFFEITTIIIIVSGSILWLFGRSSCHVGASGLIFGYFGYLVIRAWYDRSLKSFLTAFFTVSLFGGIIWGVLPTLSRISWEGHLSGLLAGILAAYVEKSTKPA; translated from the coding sequence ATGAAACAAGAAACAAAAAAGAGTATTTATTGGATTTTCGGGTTTGTGGCAGCACTATGGATAATCGAATTCATAAATTTGTCCACAGGACACATCCTCAGCAGCTGGGGAATAGTACCTCGAACGGTAAAAGGGCTTATCGGAATACCCTTAAGTCCTTTTTTGCACTCAAGTTTAAACCATACTATGGTAAACACCATACCCTTAGCGGTACTCGGAGGCTTTGTTATGCTCCATGGAAAGCGGCTGTTCTTTGAGATAACCACTATCATTATCATTGTAAGCGGCTCAATTCTCTGGCTCTTTGGACGTTCATCCTGCCATGTTGGCGCAAGCGGCCTTATCTTTGGCTACTTCGGATATCTGGTCATTCGGGCATGGTATGATCGCAGCCTGAAATCCTTTCTCACTGCATTTTTTACCGTTTCTCTATTCGGAGGAATCATCTGGGGAGTATTGCCCACACTTTCACGTATTTCCTGGGAAGGGCATCTTTCCGGTCTGCTTGCAGGAATCCTTGCCGCTTACGTTGAAAAATCTACAAAACCTGCATAA
- a CDS encoding alpha-amylase family glycosyl hydrolase, with translation MDQPEKMIIYNLFPLLAGRFSEWESHLRRAAEMGFNWVFVNPVHLTGSSGSLYSVKDYFRINPILVDSDNANSPEDQAKEANETAEKLGLRMMVDLVVNHCAADSGLIREHPEWFKWEHEGHVEKAFCYENGNKVVWGDLARFDYWHSRDQEGLFLFFLKVVKFLINLGFKGFRCDAAYQVPDSFWERLIRETRSLFPEVLFFAETLGCTTAQTKNTAGAGFNYIFNSSKWWDFHSPWLMEQYNLTREIVPSVSFPESHDTRRLGEEFHGNTNGLKQRYLFSALFSAGVLVPIGFEYGFRKRFHVVKTRTADWEETDIDLTSFITKVNRIKESCEIFQIEAPTELIDCHNHNILLMWKGSEDGHGESLIILNKDICNKQHFFTDSLRKFVRQEGVLRDVSPEYPLEYLPEPFSYDLRPGQGIVLVTADL, from the coding sequence ATGGATCAACCAGAGAAAATGATTATTTATAATCTATTTCCGTTGCTTGCAGGCAGGTTTTCTGAGTGGGAAAGTCATCTGAGGAGGGCAGCAGAGATGGGGTTCAACTGGGTATTTGTCAACCCTGTTCATCTCACAGGTTCTTCAGGCAGCCTCTACTCAGTAAAGGATTATTTTCGTATCAATCCGATACTGGTTGATTCCGATAATGCAAATTCACCGGAAGACCAGGCAAAGGAAGCGAACGAGACTGCAGAAAAACTGGGGTTACGGATGATGGTGGACCTGGTGGTTAACCACTGTGCAGCGGACTCGGGGCTTATACGTGAGCATCCTGAGTGGTTCAAGTGGGAGCACGAGGGGCACGTTGAAAAAGCTTTCTGTTATGAAAACGGCAATAAGGTTGTATGGGGTGATCTTGCAAGATTTGATTATTGGCATTCCAGGGACCAGGAGGGGCTTTTCCTGTTTTTCCTCAAGGTTGTGAAATTTCTCATCAATCTCGGTTTTAAGGGCTTTCGATGTGATGCGGCCTATCAGGTTCCCGATAGTTTTTGGGAAAGACTCATTCGGGAGACACGATCTCTCTTTCCAGAAGTACTCTTTTTTGCTGAAACCCTTGGTTGTACAACTGCTCAGACAAAAAATACTGCAGGCGCCGGTTTTAATTACATATTCAACAGTTCAAAATGGTGGGATTTTCACAGTCCGTGGTTGATGGAACAGTATAATCTTACACGGGAGATTGTTCCTTCGGTCAGTTTTCCCGAGAGCCATGATACGCGCAGGCTGGGAGAAGAATTTCACGGCAATACAAACGGGCTTAAGCAGCGATATCTGTTTTCGGCTCTCTTTTCCGCTGGAGTATTAGTACCGATAGGTTTCGAATATGGTTTTCGTAAGAGGTTTCATGTCGTAAAGACAAGGACTGCGGATTGGGAAGAAACAGATATTGATTTGACTTCATTTATTACAAAGGTAAACAGAATTAAGGAAAGCTGTGAAATTTTTCAGATAGAAGCACCTACTGAGCTCATAGACTGCCATAATCATAATATCCTGCTCATGTGGAAAGGGTCTGAAGATGGACATGGGGAATCTCTGATCATTCTCAATAAAGACATCTGTAACAAGCAACATTTTTTTACGGATAGTTTGCGGAAGTTTGTCCGGCAAGAGGGGGTATTAAGAGATGTTTCTCCAGAATACCCTCTTGAGTATCTACCCGAACCGTTTTCTTATGACCTGCGTCCTGGACAGGGGATTGTGCTGGTAACTGCGGATTTATGA
- a CDS encoding glycogen synthase: MYIIMIATECAPVAKVGGLADVIYGLSRELEIRGNDVEIILPKYDCMRYEHIYGLQKVLHDLWVPFYDQQVHCSVFFGFVHSRKCFFIEPHSERNLFNRGLYYGHHDDPERFAFFCRASLEFMIRTEKHPEIIHCHDWQTGLVPVLLFDLYKNQGMTHPRVCYTLHNLKHQGVTGEFILREVGLNNTGHYCNQDRLKDNFNSSAINLMKGGIVYSNFVTTVSPRYANEIMTTDQGFGLGHTLYEHRNKFGGVLNGIDYDFWNPEIDRNIPYNYGIDRLDHKFGNKEVLRQRLMLRLDFKPLFAYVGRLDHQKGVHLIRHAIFYALGNGCQFVLLGSSTDHDLNNYFWQLKHQLNDNPDCHLEIGYNEELAHLIYAGADMMILPSLFEPCGLTQLIAMKYGTIPVVRDTGGLGDTVFDADNSDKPFHERNGYVFHHFNEEGLESAMRRAIGMWNSHPQYFRELMMNGMKYDYSWNSPGIHYLNIYNYIRE; the protein is encoded by the coding sequence ATGTATATTATCATGATTGCAACTGAGTGTGCCCCTGTGGCAAAAGTAGGTGGTCTTGCCGATGTAATATATGGGCTCAGCCGCGAACTTGAAATCAGGGGAAACGATGTTGAAATTATACTTCCCAAATACGACTGTATGCGTTATGAGCACATTTATGGGCTCCAGAAAGTGTTACACGATCTCTGGGTTCCTTTTTACGACCAGCAGGTTCATTGCTCTGTCTTTTTTGGTTTCGTTCACAGTCGAAAGTGCTTCTTCATAGAACCTCATTCTGAAAGGAATCTTTTTAACCGTGGCCTCTATTATGGTCATCATGATGACCCGGAAAGGTTTGCTTTTTTCTGCAGGGCCTCTCTGGAATTTATGATAAGAACCGAAAAACATCCCGAGATTATTCACTGCCATGACTGGCAAACAGGCCTCGTCCCGGTACTTTTATTTGACCTTTACAAGAATCAAGGTATGACACACCCTCGTGTATGTTACACACTCCACAACCTGAAACATCAAGGTGTAACCGGGGAATTTATACTCAGAGAAGTCGGCTTGAACAATACTGGTCATTATTGTAACCAGGACCGCCTGAAGGACAATTTCAATTCCTCCGCCATAAATTTGATGAAAGGAGGAATTGTCTATTCAAATTTTGTCACAACAGTATCTCCCAGGTATGCAAACGAAATAATGACCACAGATCAGGGTTTTGGTCTCGGCCACACCCTTTACGAACATCGGAATAAATTTGGCGGAGTCTTAAACGGTATAGATTACGATTTTTGGAACCCCGAGATTGATAGAAACATACCGTACAATTATGGAATCGACAGACTTGATCACAAATTCGGAAATAAGGAAGTGCTCCGCCAGAGGTTAATGCTTAGACTGGATTTTAAGCCTCTTTTCGCTTACGTTGGAAGACTTGATCACCAAAAGGGGGTTCATCTTATCAGACACGCAATCTTTTACGCATTGGGAAATGGTTGCCAGTTTGTACTTCTTGGTTCCAGCACTGATCATGACCTGAATAACTATTTTTGGCAACTGAAACACCAGCTAAACGATAATCCTGATTGCCATCTTGAAATTGGCTATAACGAGGAACTGGCCCACTTGATTTATGCGGGTGCTGACATGATGATCCTGCCCAGCCTGTTTGAGCCGTGCGGGTTAACACAGTTAATAGCCATGAAGTATGGAACAATACCGGTTGTGAGGGATACGGGAGGATTAGGAGATACCGTTTTTGATGCTGATAACTCAGACAAACCTTTCCATGAAAGAAATGGATATGTATTTCATCATTTCAATGAAGAGGGGCTGGAATCAGCCATGCGTCGTGCAATCGGCATGTGGAATTCACATCCACAGTACTTCAGGGAATTAATGATGAATGGTATGAAATATGACTACTCCTGGAACTCACCAGGCATTCATTATCTGAATATTTACAACTATATCAGGGAGTAA
- the glgB gene encoding 1,4-alpha-glucan branching protein GlgB: MVREQNDNIERVPDNLSLFTDHDIYLFKEGNHFKLYDKFGSHLVSMNGEEGVYFSVWAPNAEKVSVIGDFNGWNRKSHPLNMRRDRSGIWENFIPGLKKGTIYKYHIVSKYHNYRVDKGDPFAFSWELPSKTASIVWDLDYQWNDDEWMRSRSKYNALQAPFSIYEVHLGSWKRKDDEGNLFLNYREMAHLLTDYVKEMEFTHVEFLPIMEHPFYGSWGYQTTGYFAPTRRYGTPQDFMYLLDYLHRNSIGVILDWVPSHFPSDEYGLSYFDGTHLYEHADPKKGFHPEWKSSIFNFSRNEVRAFLISSALFWLDKYHIDGIRVDAVASMLYLDYARKEGEWIPNKYGGKEDLDAIELIKKLNESIYTTHHDVQVIAEESTSWPMVSRPTHIGGLGFGMKWNMGWMHDTLEYISKDPVFRKYHHNELTFSIWYAFSENFALPLSHDEVVHGKGSLIGKMPGDEWQRFANLRLLFGFMYGHPGKKILFMGGEFGQYKEWNHDESLEWFVLQYPSHQGLQRWVKDLNHLYRTESALHELDFSNDGFEWLDFSDYEQSIIAFMRKAKNSNDFLIFVLNFTSVPRYDYRVGISKGGFYREILNSDATEYWGSNVGNSGGVYSEAVSFRERPCSLKLNLPPLGVLILKPMNEKNI; encoded by the coding sequence ATGGTAAGAGAACAGAATGACAACATTGAGAGAGTTCCGGACAACTTGAGTTTATTCACCGACCACGATATCTATCTTTTCAAGGAGGGAAATCATTTCAAACTCTATGATAAATTTGGTTCTCACCTTGTGTCTATGAATGGAGAGGAAGGAGTCTACTTTTCTGTGTGGGCACCAAATGCAGAAAAAGTCTCTGTTATCGGGGATTTTAATGGATGGAATAGAAAGTCTCACCCTCTCAATATGAGAAGAGACAGATCTGGCATATGGGAAAATTTTATTCCCGGTTTAAAGAAAGGCACTATCTATAAATATCACATAGTCTCAAAATATCATAACTATCGTGTCGATAAAGGAGACCCATTCGCCTTCTCATGGGAATTACCTTCCAAAACTGCGTCCATTGTTTGGGATCTCGACTATCAATGGAATGATGATGAGTGGATGCGTAGCCGAAGCAAATACAACGCATTACAGGCACCTTTTTCTATCTATGAAGTTCATCTCGGCTCATGGAAGAGGAAGGATGACGAAGGGAATCTGTTTCTTAACTACAGGGAGATGGCACATTTACTTACAGACTATGTCAAGGAGATGGAATTTACCCACGTTGAATTTCTCCCGATTATGGAGCATCCGTTTTATGGCTCCTGGGGGTATCAAACTACAGGCTACTTTGCTCCGACAAGGAGATACGGCACCCCCCAGGACTTCATGTACCTGCTGGATTACCTCCATCGAAACAGTATCGGTGTAATCCTTGACTGGGTCCCTTCCCATTTCCCCTCTGATGAATATGGACTTTCCTATTTTGACGGTACTCATCTTTACGAGCATGCTGATCCCAAGAAAGGGTTTCATCCGGAATGGAAGAGCTCGATTTTTAACTTCAGCAGAAACGAGGTACGAGCATTTCTCATCAGCAGTGCCCTCTTCTGGCTTGATAAATATCACATTGACGGCATCAGGGTTGACGCTGTTGCGTCCATGCTCTATCTTGATTACGCAAGAAAAGAAGGGGAGTGGATACCCAACAAATATGGCGGCAAAGAGGATCTTGATGCCATAGAATTAATAAAAAAACTGAACGAAAGCATATACACCACACATCATGATGTTCAAGTGATAGCTGAAGAGTCTACATCATGGCCTATGGTTTCAAGACCAACACATATCGGGGGGCTGGGTTTTGGTATGAAATGGAATATGGGCTGGATGCACGATACCTTAGAATACATCTCAAAAGACCCTGTCTTCAGAAAATATCATCACAATGAGCTTACCTTCAGTATCTGGTATGCCTTTTCTGAGAATTTTGCCCTTCCGCTCTCACATGACGAGGTTGTCCATGGTAAGGGTTCACTCATTGGCAAGATGCCGGGAGATGAGTGGCAGCGTTTTGCAAATCTCAGACTTTTATTTGGATTCATGTATGGTCATCCCGGAAAGAAAATCCTCTTTATGGGTGGTGAATTCGGCCAATACAAAGAGTGGAACCACGATGAGAGTTTAGAATGGTTTGTTCTTCAATATCCCTCACATCAAGGTTTACAAAGGTGGGTCAAAGACTTAAACCATTTATACAGAACAGAATCTGCATTGCATGAGCTTGATTTTTCAAATGATGGTTTTGAGTGGCTTGACTTTAGCGATTATGAACAAAGCATCATTGCCTTTATGCGGAAGGCAAAAAATTCCAATGATTTCTTAATCTTCGTATTAAATTTCACATCCGTTCCAAGGTATGATTACAGGGTTGGAATATCGAAAGGAGGATTTTACAGGGAAATCCTTAACAGTGATGCCACTGAATACTGGGGCAGTAATGTTGGCAACAGTGGTGGTGTGTATTCAGAAGCAGTATCCTTTCGAGAAAGACCCTGCTCTCTCAAGTTAAACCTGCCGCCTCTTGGTGTTTTAATATTAAAACCAATGAACGAAAAAAATATATGA